The genomic interval ACCTATGTGCGCCACCACAAGAAGAAGATCGCCTTTCTGTTGTCCGCCATGCGCCACTTCGCCGAACACCTTCGAGGTGACGGCTGGCAGGTCGACTATGTGCGCCTGGATGACGACGGCAACACCGGCTCGTTCACAGGCGAAATCGAACGCGCCATAGGACGCCGTAAGCCTACATCACTGCTGGTCTGCGAACCCGGCGAGTGGCGCGTTCGCGCCATGATGGAGACGTGGGCCGAGCGTTTCCATCTGCCCACGACCATCCTGGACGACGACAGGTTTGTCTGTTCACACGCCGATTTCGCGCGCTGGGCCGAAGGGCGCAAGCAACTGCGCATGGAACACTTCTATCGCGAAATGCGGCAGCGTACTGGTCTGTTGATGGAGGGCAAGAAACCTGTCGGCGGCAGATGGAATTTCGATGCGGACAACAGAAAACCGGCGAAACCCGATCTCCTGTTGCCGCAGCCTCTGCCATTCGATCCCGACGAGATCACTCAGGACGTGCTGCGCCTGGTAGCCGACCGTTTCAGCGACCACTTCGGCGATCTCAACCCCTTCTGGTTTGCCGTGACGACGGCGCAGGCTGAAGCAGCATTCGATCACTTTGTCGAATCAACCCTGCCTCTTTTCGGTGACTTCCAGGACGCGATGCTGAGGGATCACCGTTTTCTCTATCACAGCGTCATCAGCCACACGATCAACGCCGGTCTCCTGGACCCGTTCGATGCATGCCGCCGTGTCGAGACCGCTTATGACACCGGTCAGGTGCCGCTTAACGCCGCGGAAGGGTTCATTCGCCAGATCATCGGCTGGCGCGAGTACGTGCGCGGCATCTATTGGCTCTTCATGCCCGGCTATCTAGACAACAACGTTTTCGGTGCGTCGCGGCCGCTTCCCGGCTTCTATTGGACCGGCGAGACGGACATGGCGTGCCTGAGCGCCGCGATCACCCAGACAAAGGAAGAGGCCTATGCCCATCATATTCAGCGCCTGATGGTGACCGGCAACTTCGCCATGCTGGCGGGCGTTGAGCCGCGCGCGGTTCACGAATGGTATCTGATGGTCTATGCCGATGCTTACGAATGGGTCGAACTGCCGAACACGCTTGGCATGAGCCAGTTCGCCGATGGCGGTCTGCTCGCTTCGAAACCCTATGCGGCAAGCGGAAACTACATCAACAAGATGTCAGACTACTGCGGCACCTGCCGCTACGACGTGAAGCAGAAGACAGGCGACGGCGCCTGTCCCTTCAACGCGCTCTATTGGGACTTTCTCGACCGCAGCGCCGATGTCTTGCGCGGCAACCCCCGCCTCACCAACGTCTACGCCACATGGGACCGCATGGACGGAAACAAGCAGGCGGCCTACCGCGAGAGCGCGGCATCTTTTCTGGCGACGCTTCAATGACATCGCAGAAGCTCACTGAGGACCTGCCATGAAGACGATCGTGTGGTTTCGTCAGGACCTCCGTCTCTCCGACAACCCTGCCCTCAGTTACGCGGCCGAACGCGGCGCGATCATCCCCGTCTGCATCCTTGACGACGGCGGTCGCCCGCTCGGCGGCGCGAGCCGCTGGTGGCTGCACAAGAGCCTTGCGGCCCTCAAAGACGATCTGCCGCAACTCACCCTGTTGCGCGGCGACCCACTCGAGGCCCTGAACAAACTCATCGATGAAACCGGCGCCGACGCGGTCTGCTGGAATCGCTGTTACGAACCCCACGCCATCGCGCGTGACAAAAGGATCAAGGCAGCGTTGCGCGAGCGCGATTTGGAGGTGCGGAGCTTCAACGGCGCCTTGCTGGTAGAGCCGTGGGAGGTGAAGACTGGCCAAGGCGGTCCGTTCAAAGTGTACTCACCGTTCTGGCGAGCGGCGAAAGCGCGTGACGTCGCCACACCGCTCGCCGTCCCGAAACTCGACATTGATGCGCCACGAGGCATCGGCGATGACGTCGATGACTGGAACCTCTTGCCGTCGTCACCGAATTGGGCAGCCGGTTGGGAAGACATCTGGCAGCCCGGGGAGGCCGGCGCGCAGGCACAGCTCGATCGTTTCCTGGACGATGGCCTCGCGGGCTATGGCACCCTGCGCGACCGTCCGGACAAGACGAATGTCTCGCGTCTGTCGCCGCATCTGCACTGGGGTGAGATATCGCCACGCCAGATCTGGTCGCGCACCCAGTTCCTGGCCGATCGTGAACCCGCACACCGCAAGGACATCGACAAGTTCTTGAGCGAGATCGGCTGGCGCGAGTTCTCCTATCATCTGCTCTATCACTTCCCGTCTCTGCCCGAAGAGAACTGGCGACCGGCGTTCGACGCATATCCATGGCGCGACGACATTGTGGAACTGGAAGCCTGGCAGAAAGGGCAGACCGGTTACCCGCTTGTCGATGCCGGCATGCGCGAACTATGGCAAACCGGTTACATGCACAATCGCGTGCGCATGGTCACCGCCAGCTTCCTGGTGAAACACCTGCGGCTTCACTGGTCCCACGGCGAGGCGTGGTTCTGGGATACCTTGCTCGATGCCGATCTCGCCAACAATGCGGCGAGCTGGCAGTGGGTCGCCGGCTGCGGTGCCGATGCCGCCCCCTATTTCCGCATCTTCAATCCGATGACGCAAAGCGAGAAGTTCGACCCCGAGGGTGCCTATGTCAGACGCTGGTGCCCGGAGCTTGCCCGCCTCGACGACAAGGCGATCCACGCGCCGTTCAAAGCAACAGAGGCGACACTCAGCGCCGCCGGGGTCGTGCTGGACAGCACCTACCCGCGACCTATCGTCGACCACACGGCCGCCAGAGCGGCGGCCTTGGCGGGTTACGAGGCCGTCAAGGCGGCCGGGCGCCCTATCGACAGCACCATTTAACCCCATGGCGACACGCTCTAGACTGCCCCGGTGGAGCATGCCTCTGAGAGCCTAGCGCCGACATACCCGCTGGATGTCGGTCCAGAATCCCTGCACCGCAACCTCGCTGCCGTTGCGCAAGCCGTGTGCACGCCCCGTTTTTACGAAGAACTGGCGCGGCTTCTGGCCGAACTGTTGGGCAGCGAACGCCTGATCGTCATCCGCTACAACCGCTATGGCGCGCCTGAGTTCATCATCAACACGGCGATGACCGACGAGGCGATCGAGTTTTACAGGGCCGATCTCTACCGCGTCGATCCGCTTTATCAGTATAGCCGGACCCAGGAATCCGGCGCCGTCGTCGCTTTGAGCGCGCTACGCCGCGACGATGGGGACAACCCCTATTACGACACCATTCGCCGGACCGCGCTGATCTATGACGAGCTGGCGATCCTGTTGCCGGCACCCGGACAGGTCTTCATCGGCGTATGTTGCGATCAGTCGACCCGCCGGTTCCAGGATCACGAGATCGACGCCATCCGTCGTCTTTACCCACTGCTTGACGCGCTTCACGCGGCCCATCTGGATCAGGTCCTGCGCCTGACCGTCGGCGGCGGCAATCAGCCGCTGTGGGAACTGCCCGGCGTCATGATGCTGTTGGACCGCAACAAACGGCTGCTTTACCAAAGCGACGACTGGCGGGCGATGGAGGCAAGTCATCCTGAACTCATCCAAATCGCCGCCATGTTGCGGGGACCGTCGGGCATGATCCCGCTGGATCGCGATCGAAGCCTGCATTGGCAGCAGTTGGACGAGGCCTTCGGCGTCGCACTGGGCGGTTGGATCTGCGCGGTCGAGAGCCGCGCGTCCGATGCGCTGGACGCGGACTGGAACAGCGTGGTCGCCCAGTTTCGGGATCGCCACGGGCTGACCCCCAGAGAGGCGGAGATCACCGCCTTTGTGATGCTGGGTTTTCCCAACGAGTTGATCGCCAAGAAGCTCGGGATCAGCCATGGCAGCGTGAAGAACCACCGCTATCGGCTCTACCAAAAACTCGACATCACCACCGAGCGCGAGCTTTTTTCGCTCATCCTTCATGGCCTTCTGGCTCATGACGCCCCGCCCCGCGATGCCCTGATGGCCGGCTGACATGGGAAAGGTGACTGGGGACACCATTGCCGTGTCCGCGGACGCCTCCTAGGCTGGCGGCAGATTGGCCGTCTTGGGATTTTGGCGGCGCGCTGAACCTTGCCAATCGGCAGGTCTGCGGCCGTTTTGCTCAAACATCTCCCGGAGCGGCTGACCGAAAGCAGACACCGTGGCCTTGATGTCGCGGTTCACCAATCATGGAAGGGGCATGCCATGAACACTTCATCGTTTCCGCGGTCAAGCAAACTTAAGGCGCAGTCGGATATCCGGCCGTTTCCCCTCGAGGAGTACGAAGCGCGCTGGGAAAGGGCGCACGTCG from Pseudomonadota bacterium carries:
- a CDS encoding cryptochrome/photolyase family protein, with the protein product MAECRLILILGDQLSPSLSSLEAADKGRDQILMVEVMEEATYVRHHKKKIAFLLSAMRHFAEHLRGDGWQVDYVRLDDDGNTGSFTGEIERAIGRRKPTSLLVCEPGEWRVRAMMETWAERFHLPTTILDDDRFVCSHADFARWAEGRKQLRMEHFYREMRQRTGLLMEGKKPVGGRWNFDADNRKPAKPDLLLPQPLPFDPDEITQDVLRLVADRFSDHFGDLNPFWFAVTTAQAEAAFDHFVESTLPLFGDFQDAMLRDHRFLYHSVISHTINAGLLDPFDACRRVETAYDTGQVPLNAAEGFIRQIIGWREYVRGIYWLFMPGYLDNNVFGASRPLPGFYWTGETDMACLSAAITQTKEEAYAHHIQRLMVTGNFAMLAGVEPRAVHEWYLMVYADAYEWVELPNTLGMSQFADGGLLASKPYAASGNYINKMSDYCGTCRYDVKQKTGDGACPFNALYWDFLDRSADVLRGNPRLTNVYATWDRMDGNKQAAYRESAASFLATLQ
- a CDS encoding deoxyribodipyrimidine photo-lyase is translated as MKTIVWFRQDLRLSDNPALSYAAERGAIIPVCILDDGGRPLGGASRWWLHKSLAALKDDLPQLTLLRGDPLEALNKLIDETGADAVCWNRCYEPHAIARDKRIKAALRERDLEVRSFNGALLVEPWEVKTGQGGPFKVYSPFWRAAKARDVATPLAVPKLDIDAPRGIGDDVDDWNLLPSSPNWAAGWEDIWQPGEAGAQAQLDRFLDDGLAGYGTLRDRPDKTNVSRLSPHLHWGEISPRQIWSRTQFLADREPAHRKDIDKFLSEIGWREFSYHLLYHFPSLPEENWRPAFDAYPWRDDIVELEAWQKGQTGYPLVDAGMRELWQTGYMHNRVRMVTASFLVKHLRLHWSHGEAWFWDTLLDADLANNAASWQWVAGCGADAAPYFRIFNPMTQSEKFDPEGAYVRRWCPELARLDDKAIHAPFKATEATLSAAGVVLDSTYPRPIVDHTAARAAALAGYEAVKAAGRPIDSTI
- a CDS encoding LuxR C-terminal-related transcriptional regulator; this encodes MEHASESLAPTYPLDVGPESLHRNLAAVAQAVCTPRFYEELARLLAELLGSERLIVIRYNRYGAPEFIINTAMTDEAIEFYRADLYRVDPLYQYSRTQESGAVVALSALRRDDGDNPYYDTIRRTALIYDELAILLPAPGQVFIGVCCDQSTRRFQDHEIDAIRRLYPLLDALHAAHLDQVLRLTVGGGNQPLWELPGVMMLLDRNKRLLYQSDDWRAMEASHPELIQIAAMLRGPSGMIPLDRDRSLHWQQLDEAFGVALGGWICAVESRASDALDADWNSVVAQFRDRHGLTPREAEITAFVMLGFPNELIAKKLGISHGSVKNHRYRLYQKLDITTERELFSLILHGLLAHDAPPRDALMAG